From the genome of Nicotiana sylvestris chromosome 2, ASM39365v2, whole genome shotgun sequence, one region includes:
- the LOC138886016 gene encoding uncharacterized protein, with the protein MTHQISAIVHSMAPKLEDPGAFTIPCTIWSANFAKALCDLGASINLMPYSIFKTLGIGQPRPTSMRLQMADRSMKRTLGITDDVLVRVGKFILPANFVILDCEVDYEVPIILGRPFLATGKALVDVEVGELTFRVDDEKVVFHVCKSMKQPNSTEV; encoded by the coding sequence atgactcaccaaattagtgctatagtgcattcaatggccccgaagcttgaagatcccggtgcctTCACCATTCCTTGTACCATTTGGAGTGCaaattttgccaaggctctatgtgatttgggagctagtatcaatttgatgccctactcaattttcaaaactttaggtattgggcaacctaggccgacttccatgaggttacaaatggcggatagatcgATGAAGAGAACCTTAGGTATTactgatgatgtgcttgtccgggtgggcaaatttatcttgccagctaattttgtgatcttggactgtgaGGTGGACTACGAAGTTCCTATCATACTAggcagacctttcctagctacggggaaggcattggtagatgtggaagtaggggaactcaccttccgggtggatgatgaaaaggtggtctttcatgtgtgcaaatctatgaagcagcccaatagtaCCGAAGTGTGA
- the LOC104241702 gene encoding photosystem I reaction center subunit psaK, chloroplastic-like: MAATMITSLPQFNGLKINTFSTSPIQGLVAVQPMRSRGQGALGARCDFIGSPTNLIMVTSTSLMLFAGRFGLAPSANRKATAGLKLEVRDSGLQTGDPAGFTLADTLACGVVGHIIGVGVVLGLKNIGAI, encoded by the exons ATGGCTGCCACCATGATAACTTCTCTTCCACAGTTCAATGGACTCAAAATCAACACCTTCTCTACTTCCCCTATTCAGGGTTTG GTGGCCGTTCAACCAATGAGGAGTAGAGGGCAAGGTGCTCTGGGAGCTCGCTGTGATTTCATCGGTTCGCCCACAAATTTG ATAATGGTGACATCAACAAGCCTAATGCTCTTTGCTGGTAGATTTGGGTTGGCTCCATCAGCAAACAGGAAAGCAACAGCAGGGCTAAAGCTTGAGGTTAGGGACTCAGGTCTCCAGACTGGAGATCCTGCTGGATTTACACTTGCTGACACCTTGGCTTGTGGTGTTGTTGGTCACATTATTGGTGTTGGGGTTGTTCTTGGCCTCAAGAACATTGGTGCTATCTAA